TGGTAGCTCAAAATTAGGAAATAGCAGATTTTGGAGAATCTTTTACATTAGCAGATAAATGTTGAGTGGGTGGTGGGTTAGTGAAGGCGGTGTGATATCTTTGAAAAGGACTCTGCGAAGGAGAACGGGCATCATTTGAAGGTGTAGGGGCGGCATCATGTATTGATTGATTATATTGTATGACAAAAGAGAAACTACAAGTATCACAAACAATTCAATGAGTTAATTCTGCACCAATCCTCAGTgtacaaaaaaagaaaagtaatGAAATTGAATGATATGCAATCCCATTGTAGGAGCTTTGACAAAAATCTATGAACTTTATGTGTTACTCATATAGTAATATTGTTAGAAACAAACAATTATTGACACTGGCTATCGTTTCCACTTATCTGGATTTGGCGTTTTTGCTATGGTTGGTATTGCGAAATATTGTTCAGCATTTTTATTTGCTTTCAAATTTTGCTAGTTGATACTTGATAGTGTAAGCTATTCATACCCGTTGCAGACATGGATGATAGATGTAGGGGAGTAAAAAATTCATAATCTGTTTAGTAGTGTACTTTATCCCGGTtatttggtgaacatgtgaatTTGTCAGCATAGTTGTTTATATGTCCTCGTTGtatattttgaattgagaaaGTCCTGCAGATACTAGTGGAAGAGATAATGCTCATAGATTCCTGTTTTAAACTCTATTTCTGTCTAGATTGAGGTTTCAGGTGTTTACTTGGTCATAAAACTGACAAGCTTCATGGAACGATAGAAGACATACAACTATACAAGTTCCTTTGCTGAGTTTGCTTCATTATAGATCCCGACTTCAATGGCTTCATATTTTGAATGTATGCAGATCTTGAGTTGCTTCCAAATATCCTGCAGAGGAAGTATGCATTGCTACGTGATCTTGACAAAAGCTTACAAGGTGTGTTTTTCACTGTGTTTTGGTAGTCTTTGAAATTATTACCCTCTTTCCTACGGTATTGATTGCTCCATTAGCTGTCTTTGTTCTTGTTTTATGCATATCTTCAAGAAAACAAGCTTTTGGACTGCTATTGTTACTCCACCCTCCCTACTATAGTGATTGCTCCAGTTATTTGTCTTTGCTGTTTGCTCTTGTTTTCTGCATTCCTTCAAGAAAATGTTGAAAAGAAGAGCCTATGAGGATATTGAGTTATTGACCTTATGGTTATGAACATCAACTTTATCTTGTGCTCTCAAGCTGAACTGCTTTTTTTCCCCCTTCTATTGGGATGGGGTATCACGGTCATTGGCATTATCTTCACAGGAATCCTGCGGCAGAATGAACAGCGTTGTGAGCAAGAAATAGAAGATATTAAGCAGGGAATGCTATCTGGTTCTATTACACCAGAGTCATCCCGTATCAGATTCTCAGATGAAGCACTTGATGAGCAGAAGCACAGCATCAGGATTGCTGATGAAAAGGTTGCTTTAGCTGTTCAAGCATATGATTTGGTATGGCGTATATCACCTCTCACTCTTTCCCTCAAATTATTGAAGCAGTACATGCTACCATTGTCATGGTTGACTCATTTGTCGGTTCTCATTATAGCGAACTGATAATTGTCTGTTTTCTTGGACACTCAATCTAGTTGATTAGCAGAAACAACAAGTCATGCTGCTTAAAAAAGGATTTTCTAGCTTACAGCCTTATAGTACAAGCGATCTCTAGTAGGAACACAATACATAATTACGTGTTTCAGTTGACACGAGGATCAATCCCTCACCATATATGTGAAGAATTTGAGACAATATACAAGTGGTTTCCATTCTTTTTATTAAGTCATTCACCTTTTAGGCTTTGTGGTCAAGGACGCCCCGAATCCTTTCACTCTGGTGTCAGCTAGATTTTTGCTCAGGAATAAAAAGTTCCTGCACCCGGATAAAATTGCTGCCCATTTTTTGAATGGTTGCATTTCAGGGGTCATTCTGCTTTCTAACACAAAAAATCAACGCGAAGATgttaacccccccccccccccccctcaataCATTTGATTTTAGAAGCTGTAGAAATTCAGTATTTACATGAAGGGGTCCCGGTGCAGGCATTACTAAAAGCAATGACAACAAAATGGAGGTAGGGACTCGTAGTCTAGTAGtaatattaataacaattatgAAAAGTTGAAAATTCTTGAAGGTAAAGGGGCATAAAGTAAACAGACGGGAATGGATTTGGAGGGGGGAAAGGGAAGAAGCACATGCCATTTAAATATATGaaaagaggggggggggtgcTTGGAGTCAACTACGTAAAGTTGGACAGATTACAATCAAGAGATATGTCCTGAATAAGCTTACGCAGAATTTGTCTTATCTGAATGCCTTTCGTAGCTCTTTTGGCTTATTATTCTCATGAATACCCCTTATAAAATCTTACATTTTTTACCATGCTTGTATTATCCAAGCATCACCAGTCTTCTCTTTCTTAGGAACTTAGGAGAAGTTGATAATCTGAGAATGGGCCTAATGTTTGTcactgtgtgtgtgtgtgtgtcatATGTAGGCATGTTAAAATCAATGCTTATAAAGTTGACATCGTCATCTTAGTTTTCGGAAGTTTTTGGCTTACCCCACTTATTTCCCCCATCTTTATAATTGTGATTTTGATCTGTTTAACATAGGTGGATGCACACATTCAACAACTTGACCAATACCTTAAGACATCCGAGGAGGAGAACCGACGAGGTACTCTGACTTTTACCTTACATTTTTCTCCTTTGATAGATCCAGTAACTGCAGCATCCGCTGAGCTATTTAAGTAGTTTAACGAAAATGACCTTGCTTTTTACAGCGAAAGAACTTGCATCTGTTCCTGCTTCATCTGATGCAAATGGTGATGGTAGCACAAAATCTGGAAGAGGCAGTGAAGGTGGAAGAGGGGGACGTAAAAAGTATAAACTTACTTTTTGTGAATGCTTAATTGATCTTATTTTACTAGCTGAGTGGACTGACCATCTGTTGTTCTGTACCAACAGTACTTCGGATGGTCTTCCAAATCCTTTTTTCTTTCTCCCAATATGAAGAATCTTCTAATAAAAGTGTTATTTCTACCTTTTTACAAAACATACCTCCCCTGATCGCCTAATCTACATGTGTCTTTGTTGCTTGTTCTTGTAAgttatttttaaagaaaaaacaacTTGTGTCTGCAGAACACGTTATGCAGCAGCAGCTGCTGCTGCCGCCGCAGCTCCTGCAAATCCATCAAGCATGGACTTGGATATACCAGTTGATCCCAATGAACCCACTTATTGTCTATGTAATCAAGTCAGCTATGGTGAGATGGTTGCGTGTGATAATCCCGATGTAAGTTGTTTTGTTTAAATTATAGTATATACTATTATCCACTCCTGGTATATTCATAACCGTGATCTGACCAAGGTCAATTTCCGCTCTTGCAGTGCAGGATCGAGTGGTTCCATTTTGGATGTGTTGGTTTGAAAGAAAAGCCAAAGGGGAAATGGTACTGTTCTGACTGTGCTGGAACACAGAAACGCCGTAAAGGGAAGTAATTTACGGACTACAGCAACAAACATTTGTATCCAAATTTGGTGATATTGAGATCATCCTGAAGGCAAGGAAGATTTTGAGTATGGGATTTGTACAGCCTTGCTTGCTGATTAATTTGTAGTTGTAGATCAGGTCAGGTATACTGGAAATTGGAGATTCTCTCTCCCTACTCTCTTTGTAGCTGCTATTGGCAATTTTGTATGCTGTCCTTTACCTTACAAAGGCTTAAAGATTATGTGGCTTGGATTTTGTAATAACTTGTATCCTCTGTAATTTAGTTAACCTTCAGTTGCAGCCTAATTCACACATTTGACTCTTTATAATTGTAACGTTTAATTTGTTACCATTACAAGGCTACAAGCTTGGCACTTGTAGTTGTCGCAATGCAGTAGTGGTTGTACGTTTTGTACCAACTGCAGCAAAAAGTGTTAAAAGAGTAGTAAGTTTGTCATCAACTGATAAAATTTGAGTTTGTTTCTAGCTGTTTATTTTATGAAGCCTATAAGACAAGTTTAGATGACAAAATATGTCAATGTGGATGCTCTTATACACTAGCCAACTTCACTTTCTTCTCAAAATCACAAAAATCACCTACAGGATACAGCCACATTATTGTGTACATCTTTGTACCTACTCTTGGCCAGAAACACAAAAACACATATGTTCAGTACAACAAGCTGGAGCCTTGCGCGATGGCCTATGCCAAACACCAAACAAGTTAGCCTTTGCCATATAAGGAACTGTATTTATTATGAGTTTTAGTACCTCTACTTGTGTAACAGTTGCTAGCCTCTAGGGACTTTGTTTTTTCATTGCTGCCTCATTTTCCTCGATTATGACCTTACCCATTGCGTGGTGTTTAATGGTAGGTGGGGAATTCTAACTGTCAAAATGTTAGATATGGTatcaaatgttagaaattttaaaaattcaCCCCAGAAGGTTACAAAAATGCACTGCACTCTCTAGGAAATTCTACTTGTCACATAATGGAGGAAATTATTTATCGATGTTTATGTAGCCACCAATACAAATTTTATATATACATGTCTTCTAGAAAATAAAACTTCTTATGAATTGCAACTTTTTGAAAGAGTGATTTATAACACCGAGATAACATCTGAAATGCACCTGAGTGCACCTAATTTTAAGTACAACTCCCTTATCTTTTTCTCACATGTGTTTGAAAGAAAAATGTgagaaaatccaccaataaacataaaaatatcATTTGGTGCACATAATATAATTTGTACAATATGAAATGTCACACTTTTGTTTTGGTACTCAAAccttaaaacaaaaacaaaaaaaagtttgTACCAACTATAATACGATAATGATATGATAAAATAGTGATCCATAACCCAAATTCACCACCAAAAGGTGAAACCAATAATTTGCCACTAATTAACAAGCTAATGCATGCCACTAAGGGGGATATAACCTCCCAAATTAAGGGTACACGATCCACACCATTTTAATTTAGAGGGTCCCCCAAAATTAAGGATCCGATCCCACCAAATGAAGTTTCTTTCCCACTTAATCAATAATAATTAGTATTAAAATGCATTGATGAACTTCCTTAATTGGATTTCCATCCCATCCCATCAATTGCGGTTCTTCCATTCCACTTCCTCGATTGTTTTATCTTTACAACTCTTTCTTTTTCGGCCTTTTAGGCCTTCTATTCCTCCTCTAATAACAGTTTTTGTGTCCAACTTTTAAGCTTAATTAATTACTTCTCATTTACCGACAATGTTAATGGCGACAGCATATAAGCCGACGGAATTTGAGGGCCGGCCTTGATTTCAAGCGTGCCCCTAACAATTTAAACCTAGTACAGTACGAGTACTGTTTTAGGGTTTTGCTTAGCGTAGAAACTGTGGTattcctccaattttgggaggaaaggaaagtaatttttttataaaggaGCTTTCTTTTCAATTCCCTTCCTTTCCCTCCAATTCCCATAtaattatttgtaccaaatacaggaaaccttattttacctttcctttcttttcttttccttccaattcctcccAACCAAATAGAGCCTTAAGTTGGAAAATTGTGACAAAATCACGTgtttttcaataaatgtttaCTTTAATGAGTATATGTTCTATGAAACCGCCTTATGCTTAGACCACAGACGTAAGgatttaaaaatataaatatatgacgGCAAAATATAAATATGAATAGAAAGTACGAATAGAAAAGAATAGAAAGTATACAAATATTTGATTAGAAAAGAATAACAATTTAGTTGAACACAATACCAGTGCAGTAGGATCCTTCAATCTTTCATCTTAGcttctaaacaaaaaaaattagttgaATACAAATTCTTTTACAAgtgatgtacaataaatattgtacaccggagaaaaagttaactcaaatgcttaaaaattatttttatacaGTTAAAGTTgtatattttttagtgataattttttttcattttaataaaaactatttattcaaaatcactaataatgtataaatttaatcatacaaccctttaaaatgtttatccatcaatatttttttaataatataaaagttaatcaaaaaatattaaaagttacaaaaaactagttaaatattataaaacaaaaactaggtaaaaattatcaataaatttattgtacaccttatgcATATAGACATTTTATTAATTGAAAGTATAATTAATAGAATATAATTTGATGGGGTACCAATTAAGAAGTCGAGCTCGAGTGTGATGTGTTGGGTATTGTCATGGCAATTTGCAAGAGGACGATTGGAAGAACACCACTGGATTTGATTGTAGAGGACGTATGTTCCTTAAGTTTGTGTCTTAGTTCTTTTAATTGTTATCATGTTTGTAGAGCTGGGAATAACGTTGTTCATTTAGCGGCTAGATTAGGCCCCTCTAATGGAGTGGAGCATGTATTTGTGAATTGTTTCCCGCAAGGTATCAAAGCCTTGGCGGATCTTGATTTGGTAAACTAGTAATCAAAAAAGTTTTTTTGAACCACCCAAGTAGACATacaagtctttaaaaatcaccAAAGTCAAAGTTAATATGTCTTGAACACCAAAGCAGAAATataaatctttaaaaaacacCAAAGTGGATTCACCGAACAAAAAATATAAGGGATTTAAAAACCACTTGATCtattttctaattaaattttgaatttaaaatataaaaaatacgtagtacatgttaatttttttaaaataaggttTTATTTTCAAAGAACAAAAAGTTCATCTCAATAAACAATAAGCAATAATCATTCATATTCGTCGAGTCAAAAGTTCATCTTAATAATCAATAACTGCGGGATAAAGAAATGAAATTGAAAAGAACATAGGAACTACACTCTAACCTCAAACTACATAGCCTCGTTTGCAAGAAAAACTTGGTGAATAGACTACAATGGTAAATGATTAGCCGAGCAATACAAATCTTTCATTCTCACAGAAAAACCATAATTCGAAGCCCAGACCCACTGATTACCTAaactaaacaaacaaacaaaaatctaaaaaaacaaaaaataaagaagtTATTACatcatttacaaaaaaaaaaaagtaaaaaacaaaaaaagcttCAACATATACATCCAAATTAAATAGTATCAGAATTACGAATCGACAACTAAACAAAAAAGCACACCACCATACTTGACAAGAAACCTTGCCGACCGAGAAGAGAACTGATAGCTTGATCAGATCAATACTTCATATTCCACAAAGTATTTTAAAGCTAATTGCAATCGACAATTCCAACAAAACAAAAAGTACAGTGATTATCTTTCACATTGTTCATCATCTCGACCTTTGAGTACCTATCATCATCTATGATTTAGGATATTATAATCTCATCTTGAACTGTACTAACGTCGTGTGCATCCTTTGCTTCACGTGAATTttacaaaattaatttttttattttaaaaagtattttttattttaaaattcaaatttaaaaaTACCGGCCCTAATTCACTTTGGTGTTTTTTAAAGCTTTATATTTCTACTTGGTGTTCGATATGGATTAACCTTTACTTTGGTGTTTTTCAAAGACTTATATATCTATTTTGGTGgctaaaaaaaacttttttgatTAATAATAGCTCCGCCTTCCCGgcctttccctcaaaaaaaaattgatcccAATGCGTAATAATTTGACTGAAAAGTACAATAACTTGGTAATAAGTTGGTCTTATACATAAGAACGTCTTATATAAGTTTTAGTATAGTTGTTTAAACATAACCCTAATAAAATCGCCGGTTAGTCCACatatacatgtatttttttaaaGGTAAAAGTAATTTATTAATGAAATAGTCATATGATACTGGAATAGAAATCAAAACTAGCAAATACAAAGCAATAAACGAAATTTTAATTTAGCAAAACCACGATCTTAGCAGATGGTATGCGACAATAATTAATACCCTCGTACACATCATTGTTTGATGTACTCTCCCACATGAATTTTTCGATCCTTATATGACATTTGTTGTAGTTTTGAAGTTGGATTAAATCTAATTCAATTAATTGCAGGCGTAGGACTGACACTTGTCATAATACCGTATAAATCTTAATcaataaatcaatttttttgcGAAATTAAAAATGTAGCTCCAAACTCTCACAAAAAGAGAGATGAAACTCAATAAATTGGTAGATATAACTCAATAATTGGGTAGAgaacatatacggagtactctgtATAAGGCAAAGATAAAGCCTAATAAATGGGAAAATACAACCCAATAATTGTATTGAATCTTCAACAATACttctttttaattaataaaggAAGATGGGAAAATTAAGTTTAGGGATTGTTTTGAATTTGAGTTTTGGATTGTTTTCCTTGTTATGCTTTGCGGGTTACGTTGTCTTCTTCACATTTACAAATGGTAAAGGACAATGAAGAATCCGACACATTGGCACTTTTACCAATTTCATTTTAAGTTCGTAGGAAATAGGAGCGATCAATCATGCCTTACGATGGTTAAGATTAGGTAGAGGGagaaaaacaacaaaaagtTGTGAAGTTTGTTACTCGTATTTCCAttttctttgttttaattattttactaatttGACTTATTAAGATTTAAAATGTGAATAGTTAATGGTTGAGAGGAATACTTAAAAGATTACCTCCATTTCACAATGTCTTACTCATTTACTTTAGATTTTGGATATTTCTAGATAAATATGGTAAAGGAGAATAGCCGAATAGGTGTAAGTATTGTAAATCGATAGATAATTATTTACCGGAGACAatcaatcaatacctagtatttaaaaagcgaAATCAATTATCATTCTTTGCCATGTGTCATTCTATTTTTTGTTGTCATTTGTCACTTTTGGTTGCCATTTGTCAGTCTACTTTTGGTTGTCATGTGTCAATCTACTATTTTGTTTGCCATGTGTTTTTCAACTCTCTTTTAACTGGTAAGTGACTCAATGCACTTCTTGCCTTTCACATTctctatttaatattttaattacaatTCCTCTTGGGCTTCATATTCTCCGTGTAA
This sequence is a window from Spinacia oleracea cultivar Varoflay chromosome 1, BTI_SOV_V1, whole genome shotgun sequence. Protein-coding genes within it:
- the LOC110802183 gene encoding PHD finger protein ING1: MTSFLDEFQANLELLPNILQRKYALLRDLDKSLQGILRQNEQRCEQEIEDIKQGMLSGSITPESSRIRFSDEALDEQKHSIRIADEKVALAVQAYDLVDAHIQQLDQYLKTSEEENRRAKELASVPASSDANGDGSTKSGRGSEGGRGGRKKTRYAAAAAAAAAAPANPSSMDLDIPVDPNEPTYCLCNQVSYGEMVACDNPDCRIEWFHFGCVGLKEKPKGKWYCSDCAGTQKRRKGK